The genomic region CCAGGGCCTCGGCGCGTACCGCTTCTGGACGCCATGCTGGGTGGAGGGCTACGAGAGCGAGATCTGCCAGCGCCTGCAGTACGAGGTCGTGTCGCCCGCCTGGCTCGCTCCGCTGTGGGTGTGGGCCGTGGAGGTCGCGCTCGCCGTCCTCGTGCTCGTCGCGGCCTCGCGGGCGGGCGGTCGGGTCGGGTTCGCCGTCGCCGCGCTGATCTGCGTGGTCGCCTCCAGCGTGATCGTCGACTACGCCCTCACGCCCCTGGTCAACGGCGGCTACATGTCCGCGGACGACCCACCGGGGTTCGGTTTGATCGGGGCGGCGGCGATGGCGGCCGGGGGAGCGCTCCTCCTGCTCGCGCTCATCCCGCGTCGGGCGCGGGCGGGCGCCCCCTCACCGGCCTGATGGCGGTGTCCGGTCGGCGGATCCGGCCGCGCTGGCCCGGCGCTCGGCCGCGTCGACCGCGGCGTCCTCGGAATCGTCGTCCTCCACGGGCTTGCGGCGCCCGGCGGCGACGGCCGCGAGATCCGCGGCCATGGCCTGGCGCTGCTTGCTCAGGAAGATGTAGGAGCCGCAGAACGACACCACCGCGCCGATGACGGCGGCCAGCGGCCAGAAGTCCGGGCTCACGGCGACGACCAGCCCGAACGGGACGGCGAACAGGAGGATGCGGACGACGGTGTAGACGAGCCAGTAGCGACGGGAAC from Clavibacter michiganensis subsp. insidiosus harbors:
- a CDS encoding DUF4229 domain-containing protein, coding for MSSRRYWLVYTVVRILLFAVPFGLVVAVSPDFWPLAAVIGAVVSFCGSYIFLSKQRQAMAADLAAVAAGRRKPVEDDDSEDAAVDAAERRASAAGSADRTPPSGR